In Deltaproteobacteria bacterium, a single window of DNA contains:
- the nrfD gene encoding polysulfide reductase NrfD yields the protein MFEKALVGTKRYYGVLGFLLLLIGIGFFIYLKQLDFGLGITGMSRDVSWGFYIAQFTYLVGVAASAVMVVLPLYLHDYKAFGRIAILGEFLAVAAVTMCILFIVVDLGKPSRLFNVLLHPTPNSVLFWDMIVLNGYLLLNLICGWTVLQAERNEVPPPKWVKPFIYIAIPWAPSIHTVTAFLYAGLPGRGYWLTAIMAPRFLSSAFAAGPALLVLLCLLVRKYTKFDPGREQIQTLGKIVTYAILINVFFFFCEIFTVFYSQIPDHMMHFKYLFAGLEGKGQLVPWMWVSIVGMTLTAIFLVIPSVRKNENTLALACGLVVITTWIDKGLGLITGGFVPNPFDTITEYWPTIPEAFITLGVWAVGFLILTMLYKVAVSVKEEIRA from the coding sequence ATGTTTGAAAAGGCTTTAGTTGGAACTAAAAGGTACTACGGAGTACTAGGGTTTCTCCTACTCCTGATTGGGATAGGTTTCTTCATCTACCTCAAACAATTGGATTTCGGCCTGGGAATCACCGGTATGAGTCGGGATGTCTCCTGGGGCTTTTATATTGCCCAATTTACCTATCTGGTCGGAGTAGCCGCTTCGGCAGTGATGGTAGTCTTGCCTCTTTATTTGCACGACTATAAAGCTTTTGGTCGGATTGCCATCTTAGGAGAGTTTTTGGCCGTGGCGGCGGTCACTATGTGCATCTTGTTCATCGTGGTTGACTTGGGCAAACCGAGCCGGCTCTTCAATGTCTTGTTGCACCCAACCCCCAATTCTGTCCTGTTTTGGGACATGATCGTCCTCAACGGCTATCTCTTGCTGAACCTGATCTGTGGCTGGACCGTGCTGCAGGCCGAGCGCAATGAGGTGCCGCCGCCGAAATGGGTCAAGCCCTTTATCTATATTGCCATTCCCTGGGCACCCAGTATTCATACGGTAACCGCCTTCTTATACGCTGGTTTGCCGGGCCGGGGCTACTGGTTGACCGCCATTATGGCCCCCCGCTTTCTGTCCTCGGCTTTTGCCGCCGGGCCCGCTTTGCTGGTGCTGCTTTGTCTGTTGGTCAGAAAATATACCAAGTTTGACCCGGGGCGGGAGCAGATTCAAACCCTGGGCAAAATCGTCACCTATGCCATCCTCATCAATGTGTTTTTCTTCTTCTGTGAAATTTTCACCGTCTTTTACAGCCAAATTCCCGATCATATGATGCACTTTAAATACCTCTTCGCCGGCCTGGAAGGCAAAGGCCAGCTGGTGCCCTGGATGTGGGTGTCCATCGTCGGCATGACCTTGACCGCTATCTTTTTAGTCATCCCTAGTGTTCGGAAGAATGAAAACACCTTGGCGTTGGCTTGCGGCTTGGTAGTGATTACTACCTGGATTGATAAGGGGCTGGGCCTGATTACCGGTGGTTTTGTTCCCAACCCGTTTGATACCATCACTGAGTATTGGCCGACCATCCCAGAGGCTTTTATCACCTTGGGAGTTTGGGCCGTTGGATTCCTGATCCTTACCATGCTCTACAAAGTGGCGGTCTCCGTCAAAGAGGAGATCAGGGCCTAA
- the dsrJ gene encoding sulfate reduction electron transfer complex DsrMKJOP subunit DsrJ, which translates to MKEPVKSEFGTYGERPKVEKKLYNKNIIMAGIIVFVALITFPIWNLQGRSIPPPEPKIDTPVIQKMPEKDRKCIEDKSYMRNYHMQMLDEWRTQVVRNGQRDYISLSGKRYTASLQNTCLECHSNKSQFCDQCHNYVGVAPYCWGCHLDREKKLAEAK; encoded by the coding sequence ATGAAAGAGCCAGTTAAGTCAGAATTTGGGACCTATGGAGAGCGCCCCAAGGTAGAGAAAAAACTCTACAATAAAAATATCATCATGGCCGGCATTATTGTCTTCGTGGCCCTGATCACCTTCCCTATCTGGAACCTCCAGGGAAGGTCCATTCCTCCACCTGAGCCCAAGATTGACACCCCGGTCATCCAAAAAATGCCGGAGAAAGACCGGAAGTGTATCGAAGATAAATCTTACATGCGGAACTATCACATGCAGATGTTGGATGAGTGGCGAACCCAGGTAGTCCGCAACGGCCAAAGAGATTATATCAGCCTCAGTGGGAAAAGATATACTGCCAGTCTTCAGAATACCTGCTTGGAATGTCACTCAAACAAAAGTCAATTCTGCGATCAATGCCACAATTATGTGGGCGTTGCCCCTTACTGTTGGGGGTGCCATCTGGACCGAGAGAAGAAGCTGGCGGAGGCGAAGTGA
- a CDS encoding sigma 54-interacting transcriptional regulator, giving the protein MVQSEAVSCLYEITRALNAAGPLEKGLQKILSILAQRVGMNRGTITILNPENQELQIEIAHGLTAEARLRGRYKLGEGITGRVVENGEPAVVPRVSQEPLFLNRTRSRGDLQKQDIAFICVPIKIGPQTIGALSVDRFSDVDIHLDHDLKFLTIIASIIAQAVNNLMLIDREKQQLRNQNLELQGRLQERYQLGNIIGNSSKMRQVFEMIERVAKSNATVLIRGESGTGKELVASAIHYNSLRADKPFFKVNLAALPETLVESELFGHERGSFTGALKRKQGCFELVAGGTIFLDEIGDLSPNIQLKLLRVIQEREFMRLGGSHILKAEVRIIAATHRDLERAVADGHFREDLYYRLNVFPIYLPPLRERQADIPMLAEHFLNKMAAEYHKPVKRLSTLAMNLLMHYHWPGNVRELENVIERAVLVCDEDTIRSVHLPSSLQVRERLPGQNSPSLAAAVENLEKMMIIEALRATKGNQSQAAGYLDTSLRILGYKIKRYGLNPRQYREQKGQPG; this is encoded by the coding sequence ATGGTCCAGAGTGAGGCTGTATCCTGCCTTTATGAAATCACCCGCGCCCTCAATGCTGCTGGTCCGTTGGAAAAGGGGCTGCAGAAGATTCTGTCCATCCTGGCTCAACGGGTGGGCATGAACCGCGGCACCATCACCATTTTGAACCCGGAGAATCAAGAACTGCAGATCGAGATCGCCCATGGGCTGACCGCCGAAGCCCGGCTCCGGGGCCGTTATAAATTGGGGGAGGGGATTACCGGCCGGGTGGTCGAAAACGGGGAACCGGCGGTGGTCCCCCGGGTGAGCCAGGAACCCCTGTTCCTCAACCGCACCCGGTCCCGCGGTGACCTCCAGAAACAGGATATTGCCTTTATTTGTGTCCCGATTAAGATCGGTCCGCAGACCATCGGGGCCTTAAGCGTGGACCGATTCTCGGACGTAGACATCCATTTGGATCACGACCTGAAGTTCCTGACCATCATCGCCTCTATCATTGCCCAGGCGGTCAACAATCTGATGCTCATCGACCGGGAGAAACAGCAACTGCGTAACCAGAACCTGGAGCTCCAGGGAAGGTTGCAGGAAAGATATCAGCTCGGAAATATTATCGGCAATTCCAGCAAGATGCGTCAGGTGTTCGAAATGATCGAACGGGTGGCCAAGAGTAACGCCACGGTATTGATCCGGGGGGAGAGCGGCACCGGCAAGGAGCTGGTGGCCAGCGCCATCCACTATAATAGCCTGCGGGCCGACAAACCCTTTTTCAAGGTCAACCTGGCGGCACTGCCGGAGACCTTGGTGGAAAGCGAACTTTTCGGCCATGAGCGCGGATCTTTCACCGGGGCTTTGAAGCGCAAACAGGGGTGCTTTGAGCTGGTCGCTGGTGGAACTATTTTCTTGGATGAAATCGGTGACTTAAGTCCCAACATACAACTCAAGCTGCTGCGGGTGATTCAGGAGCGGGAGTTTATGCGTTTAGGCGGCAGTCATATTCTCAAGGCGGAGGTGCGAATCATCGCGGCCACCCATAGAGATCTGGAAAGGGCCGTGGCCGATGGCCATTTTCGTGAAGATCTATATTACCGGCTCAATGTTTTCCCCATTTATCTACCGCCGTTAAGAGAACGGCAGGCCGACATCCCCATGCTGGCCGAGCATTTCTTAAACAAAATGGCCGCTGAGTATCACAAACCGGTTAAACGCCTGTCAACCTTGGCGATGAATCTATTAATGCACTACCACTGGCCCGGCAATGTGCGGGAATTGGAAAATGTCATCGAGCGGGCGGTACTGGTCTGTGATGAAGACACCATCCGGAGCGTCCATCTACCCTCCAGCCTCCAGGTCCGGGAGCGCCTGCCCGGACAAAATTCCCCGTCATTGGCGGCTGCCGTCGAAAACCTGGAGAAAATGATGATTATCGAGGCCTTGCGGGCTACTAAGGGCAATCAGAGCCAGGCCGCGGGTTATCTCGACACCAGCCTGCGCATCCTGGGCTATAAAATTAAACGCTATGGCCTGAATCCCCGCCAATATCGGGAGCAAAAAGGTCAGCCGGGTTAA
- a CDS encoding FMN-binding glutamate synthase family protein, whose product MTLSKPNRSAATITCNRVDPSPVSGICVTCLDGCEGPCEIGRSALKGREMIYPQPFGKITAGSEKDYPIDFSHFNIQGTCVGALGVEADPDKAVFPVVDCTTAVGANGDLVLDFPVFTGAVGSTEIARVNWEEMAVGAAISGVIVVAGENICGMDPQAEIKNNRIVRSPEMERRINSYRQWYNGKGGVIIQANVEDTKLGVPEYVVDKLGVEILELKWGQGAKDIGGEVKLPSLERALQLKERGYIVLPDPSHPASQDAFKHGGISEFERHSRLGMVTEESFYKEVERLRRIGAKYVTLKTGAYRPADLARAIKFSSEARLDMLTIDGAGGGTGMSPWRMMNEWGIPTLELECLTYRMCERLRAQGAYIPPIAIAGGLSLEDHIFKALALAAPYVKAICLGRAIMTAAMVGKTHGALMARKMEQEGQDVAEGYLRLFAVGAQLKEKFGNDFAKLPPGAIGMYSYIDRLRQGLQQLMAGARKFALKYIDRHDLVALTREAAEISGIPYVMDADQEEIDRILG is encoded by the coding sequence ATGACGTTGAGCAAACCGAATCGCAGTGCTGCTACTATCACCTGCAATAGGGTCGACCCTTCCCCGGTCTCCGGAATCTGCGTCACCTGTCTGGATGGCTGTGAAGGGCCTTGTGAAATCGGGCGTTCTGCTCTGAAGGGCCGGGAGATGATCTATCCTCAGCCGTTCGGCAAGATTACCGCGGGGTCGGAAAAGGATTACCCTATCGACTTCTCCCACTTTAATATCCAGGGCACCTGTGTCGGGGCCCTGGGGGTGGAGGCCGATCCCGATAAGGCGGTCTTTCCGGTGGTGGATTGTACTACCGCGGTGGGCGCCAACGGCGACCTCGTATTAGATTTTCCGGTATTTACCGGGGCGGTCGGTTCGACTGAAATCGCCCGGGTCAATTGGGAAGAGATGGCTGTGGGAGCAGCCATCTCCGGGGTGATCGTGGTCGCCGGGGAAAATATCTGCGGTATGGACCCTCAGGCGGAGATCAAAAATAACCGGATTGTGCGTTCTCCGGAAATGGAGCGTCGCATCAATTCATACCGACAGTGGTATAACGGCAAGGGCGGCGTCATTATTCAGGCCAATGTCGAAGATACCAAACTGGGGGTGCCGGAATACGTGGTTGACAAATTGGGAGTGGAGATCCTGGAACTGAAGTGGGGGCAGGGAGCCAAAGATATCGGCGGCGAGGTCAAGTTGCCCAGTCTCGAGCGAGCCCTGCAGCTTAAGGAGCGGGGCTATATCGTGCTTCCAGATCCCAGCCATCCGGCCTCACAGGATGCCTTTAAGCATGGCGGCATCAGTGAATTCGAACGCCATTCCCGTTTGGGGATGGTGACCGAGGAAAGCTTTTATAAAGAAGTAGAACGCCTGCGCCGGATCGGCGCCAAATATGTGACTCTGAAGACCGGCGCCTACCGGCCCGCTGACTTGGCCCGGGCGATCAAATTTTCCTCAGAAGCCCGGCTCGATATGTTAACCATTGACGGTGCCGGCGGCGGCACCGGCATGAGCCCCTGGCGGATGATGAATGAGTGGGGTATCCCGACCCTGGAACTGGAGTGTCTCACCTACCGCATGTGTGAACGCCTGCGGGCCCAAGGCGCATACATTCCACCCATCGCCATTGCCGGTGGTTTATCCTTGGAAGATCATATTTTCAAGGCCCTGGCCCTGGCCGCCCCCTATGTCAAGGCCATCTGCCTGGGACGGGCGATAATGACGGCAGCCATGGTGGGCAAGACTCACGGCGCACTTATGGCCCGGAAAATGGAGCAGGAAGGCCAGGACGTGGCGGAAGGCTACTTGCGCCTATTTGCCGTAGGGGCCCAGCTCAAAGAAAAATTTGGCAATGACTTCGCCAAACTACCCCCCGGGGCAATCGGCATGTACTCTTATATCGACCGGCTGCGTCAGGGACTGCAACAACTGATGGCCGGAGCCCGCAAGTTTGCCCTGAAATATATCGACCGCCATGACCTGGTGGCCTTAACCCGGGAAGCCGCTGAAATTTCTGGCATCCCCTATGTGATGGATGCTGATCAGGAAGAGATTGATCGGATTCTTGGCTGA
- a CDS encoding 4Fe-4S dicluster domain-containing protein, translating to MSISRRDFLRIAGFSTLFGLGAKAAFEMLAPGELEAKLAPNPKALTAQRWAMVVDMRKLDDQTAQRCIEACHRIHNVPDFGNPVNPEDQVNPQDQNRWEIKWLWKEKFEHAFPGQEQPYVAERLHKLNFLLLCNHCNNPPCVRVCPTKATWKREDGVVMMDQHRCIGCRYCMAACPYGARSFNWRNPRPFIKNENQTYPTREIGVVEKCTLCAERLAKGQLPACVEVSNGALTVGDLNDAKSKVRELLRANFTIRRKPQLGSNPQVYYIV from the coding sequence ATGAGTATCAGTAGAAGAGATTTTTTAAGGATAGCGGGATTCTCCACGTTATTTGGACTGGGAGCCAAGGCGGCATTTGAAATGCTGGCCCCGGGGGAACTGGAGGCCAAATTAGCCCCCAATCCCAAGGCCCTGACCGCACAAAGATGGGCTATGGTGGTAGATATGCGCAAGCTGGATGACCAGACCGCCCAACGGTGCATCGAAGCCTGCCATCGCATCCACAATGTTCCTGATTTTGGCAATCCGGTTAATCCCGAGGACCAAGTTAACCCTCAGGACCAGAACAGGTGGGAAATTAAATGGCTCTGGAAGGAAAAGTTTGAGCATGCCTTTCCAGGCCAGGAACAGCCTTATGTGGCCGAACGGTTGCATAAATTGAATTTTCTTTTGCTGTGCAACCACTGTAATAATCCTCCTTGTGTGCGCGTCTGTCCGACCAAGGCCACCTGGAAACGGGAAGACGGGGTGGTCATGATGGACCAGCATCGCTGCATCGGCTGCCGCTACTGCATGGCGGCCTGCCCTTACGGAGCCCGCAGCTTTAACTGGCGCAACCCCCGGCCGTTCATTAAAAATGAAAATCAAACCTATCCGACCCGGGAGATCGGAGTGGTGGAGAAGTGCACTCTCTGCGCCGAAAGGCTCGCCAAGGGGCAATTGCCAGCCTGCGTGGAGGTATCTAACGGGGCCTTGACTGTAGGTGACCTTAATGATGCCAAATCCAAAGTCAGGGAACTGCTCCGGGCCAATTTTACCATCCGGCGGAAACCGCAGCTTGGTTCAAACCCCCAGGTTTACTATATAGTGTGA
- a CDS encoding transposase, giving the protein MFKARFLRQWDGSSDPGLEEAICDRLSFQRFLHLSLTDPVPDATKTGRFRNMLAQTGLGERLSALLAETLYAPGLIVRRGSLIDAALIKAQPRPPRREEPSPAPEAAWRRQGSVWP; this is encoded by the coding sequence ATGTTCAAGGCCCGGTTTTTGCGGCAATGGGACGGCTCATCCGATCCCGGACTGGAAGAAGCCATCTGCGACCGCTTGTCGTTTCAGCGGTTTTTGCATCTGTCTCTTACTGACCCGGTTCCAGATGCAACCAAGACTGGTCGGTTCCGTAACATGTTGGCCCAGACGGGGTTGGGAGAACGGCTGTCTGCCCTGTTGGCGGAAACGCTTTATGCCCCAGGGCTGATCGTGCGGCGCGGTTCCTTGATTGACGCCGCCTTGATCAAGGCCCAGCCCCGCCCTCCGCGTCGGGAGGAGCCCAGCCCAGCCCCCGAGGCTGCTTGGCGCCGCCAGGGAAGCGTCTGGCCCTGA
- a CDS encoding (Fe-S)-binding protein — MAKIPTPEELSNISFQPPAKGWMDTRPEFKEGCYCNAASPKWLEWLDYPYPRQWSVPDEDWHLPPNWKEIILEGFEDRLNRFRSFKLFMDICVRCGACADKCQFFIGSGDPKNMPVLRAELMRSIYRRYFTQAGKALGRLAGARPLSEDVIKEWYYYLYQCSECRRCSVFCPYGIDMADLTILGRELLSSIGLNIEWAMASVGSCYETVGHIGATPQAYKDMIDFFCEENERVTGILTNVTYNRKGAEILFIAPSGDYFADPGTFNYMGYLLLFEYLGLDYTISTYAAEGGNFGYFISHEMGKRLNAKFYEEAKRLGVKWILGGECGHMWRVCNQYMDTWNGPADFLEEPVSPITGTKFENAKSHKMVHISEFTADLIRHGKLNLDPSRNAHIKLTYHDSCNPARAMGLFEEPRYIIKNVLPEGHFFEMPPNTIREKTFCCGSGSGFNGDEYLEMRFRGGFPRANAVRYVRDKYGVNHLGCICAIDRAVFPPLMDYWVPGMEVTGISELVGNALVFPNEIERTTDLRDRPLVGYEETEEEEGGETE; from the coding sequence ATGGCCAAGATCCCGACACCAGAAGAACTATCCAATATAAGTTTCCAACCGCCTGCCAAGGGGTGGATGGATACCAGGCCTGAATTTAAAGAGGGTTGCTATTGCAATGCTGCCAGTCCCAAGTGGCTGGAATGGCTTGATTACCCTTATCCAAGACAATGGTCGGTTCCCGATGAGGATTGGCATCTGCCCCCTAACTGGAAAGAGATTATCTTAGAAGGCTTTGAGGACCGCCTTAACCGGTTCCGGAGTTTTAAGTTGTTTATGGACATCTGTGTCCGGTGTGGTGCCTGTGCCGACAAATGTCAGTTCTTCATCGGTTCCGGAGACCCCAAGAATATGCCAGTACTTCGGGCCGAGCTGATGAGATCTATCTACCGCCGCTACTTCACTCAAGCCGGGAAGGCCCTGGGACGCCTGGCCGGGGCCAGACCCCTGAGCGAAGATGTCATCAAAGAGTGGTATTACTATCTGTACCAATGCAGTGAATGTCGGCGGTGCTCGGTATTCTGTCCTTACGGCATTGATATGGCCGACCTGACCATATTGGGCCGGGAGCTGCTTAGCTCCATAGGCCTCAACATCGAGTGGGCCATGGCCTCGGTGGGAAGCTGTTATGAAACCGTAGGCCATATTGGCGCTACCCCCCAGGCCTATAAGGATATGATTGATTTCTTCTGCGAGGAAAATGAGCGGGTGACAGGTATCCTGACCAATGTCACCTATAACCGGAAAGGTGCGGAGATTCTCTTCATTGCCCCTTCCGGCGATTATTTTGCTGACCCTGGCACTTTTAATTACATGGGATATTTGCTGCTCTTCGAATATCTGGGACTCGACTATACCATAAGCACCTATGCTGCGGAGGGCGGCAACTTTGGTTATTTCATCTCCCATGAGATGGGCAAACGGCTCAATGCCAAGTTCTACGAAGAGGCCAAACGTTTGGGGGTGAAATGGATCCTGGGCGGCGAATGTGGTCATATGTGGCGGGTGTGCAATCAGTACATGGACACCTGGAACGGCCCGGCGGATTTCCTAGAGGAACCGGTGTCGCCCATTACCGGGACCAAATTTGAAAACGCCAAAAGCCACAAGATGGTCCACATCTCTGAATTTACCGCCGACCTGATCAGACATGGGAAATTGAATCTGGACCCCAGCAGGAATGCCCATATCAAACTTACCTACCATGATTCCTGTAACCCCGCTAGAGCTATGGGGCTGTTTGAAGAGCCACGTTATATTATCAAGAATGTCCTACCGGAGGGTCATTTCTTTGAAATGCCGCCCAATACCATTCGGGAGAAAACCTTCTGCTGCGGCAGTGGCAGCGGCTTTAACGGCGATGAATATTTGGAAATGCGGTTTAGAGGGGGGTTCCCGCGGGCCAACGCGGTCCGATATGTCCGGGACAAGTACGGGGTCAACCATTTAGGCTGTATCTGTGCCATTGATCGAGCGGTGTTCCCCCCGCTCATGGATTACTGGGTACCCGGAATGGAAGTCACTGGCATCAGCGAACTGGTGGGCAATGCCTTGGTATTTCCTAATGAAATAGAACGAACTACCGATCTGCGGGATCGCCCCTTGGTGGGCTATGAGGAAACCGAGGAGGAAGAAGGGGGGGAGACTGAATAA